In Oryzias melastigma strain HK-1 unplaced genomic scaffold, ASM292280v2 sc00231, whole genome shotgun sequence, a single window of DNA contains:
- the LOC112139550 gene encoding uncharacterized protein LOC112139550: MHHKSSSSVQQKGDFLSVSIGDAVTLECPQKGQTLKRIFWSKKSFGRKPELICSFYVHSTEVEFFGEFKNNQRFILDTENKNHHLKIFDIQFSDSATYNCIHSDSYILTFLESYSVLVKNSSSYIQTSVDQSSSENIHAGDSVTLNCTVHTGSCDGEHRVYWFKDSEDSHPGLIYTHGGRNDQCEHKKTQPHSCVYELLLKNLTRSHAGIYYCAVASCGHILFGKGTKLDLRGEFNLEDSSNWMKQFSD, encoded by the coding sequence CCTCTGTACAGCAGAAAGGTGATTTTCTATCTGTTAGCATTGGTGATGCTGTAACTTTAGAATGTCCTCAAAAAGGTCAGACGTTAAAACGAATCTTCTGGTCCAAGAAAAGTTTTGGACGAAAACCTGAACTTATATGCAGTTTCTATGTGCACAGCACAGAAGTGGAATTTTTTGGTGAATTCAAGAACAATCAACGCTTCATACtggacacagaaaacaaaaatcatcatTTGAAGATTTTTGATATTCAATTTTCAGATTCGGCTACTTATAACTGCATCCATTCGGATAGTTACATACTTACATTTTTGGAGAGCTATAGTGTCCTTGTAAAGAACTCTTCTTCTTACATCCAGACTTCAGTGGATCAGTCGTCCTCTGAGAACATCCATGCAGGAGACTCTGTGACTCTGAACTGTACAGTACACACTGGGAGCTGTGATGGAGAACACAGAGTTTACTGGTTCAAAGACTCTGAAGACTCTCATCCAGGACTCATTTACACTCATGGAGGCAGGAATGACCAGTGTGAGCATAAGAAAACACAGCCTCACAGTTGTGTCTATGAGCTGCTCCTGAAGAACCTGACTCGGTCTCATGCTGGgatctactactgtgctgttgCCTCATGTGGACACATTCTGTTTGGAAAAGGGACCAAACTGGACCTCAGAGGTGAGTTTAACCTTGAAGACTCAAGTAACTGGATGAAGCAATTTTcggattaa